CGGCCGCGCGCTCGGGATCGCGCGTCTCGACCGCCGCGATGATCGCGAGATGGTCCTGCATCACCGGCACGATGATGCTGTTGTGGATGCGCGTCTCGTATTGCCGGATCAGGCGGATCTTGAGCCAGGTCACGCGGAAGGCCTGGCTGACGATGTCGTTGTCGAGGTGATCGATGATCGCCTCGTGCATCAGCCGGTCGATGTCCTCGGCGTCCTCGATCAGGCGCTCGTCGCCGCCCGCTTCGGCGCGGGCGACGATCGCCTCGTGCCGCACCCGCTGCTCGGCGATCTCCTCATCCGTGGCGTTGCGCGCATAGAGCGCCGTCGCCTCCTTCTCGAGGAAGAGCCGGAACTGGAAGGCGTTGCGGATCAGGTTGAGGTCGACATGGGCAACCTGCATGCCGCGCTGCGGCACGGTCTTGATCAGCCCCTCTGCCTCCAGTCGCGGGATCAGCTCGCGGATCGCGCCGAGCGGAAAGCCGGTCATCGCGACGAGCTCGCGCTGGGTCACGAACTGGCCGGGCTTGATCTCGCGCGCCAGCAGCCGCTCGGTGAAGGAGGCATAGGCGCGCTCCCTCAGCTTCAGCGGTTCGCCTTCGCGCGGTTCCTGCTCCGGCTGGTTCACGTTTTCCTCCCTCAGGCCGCCTCCTTCAGGCGGCTTTCGCCTGCGAGATCGAATCGAAGGCGGCGAAGAGCCGCTTGCGGGTCGCCTCGTCCAGCGCCTCCAGCGGCGGGCGCATCGCGCCATAGCCGGGATCGCCATGGATATGGCCGGTCAAAGCCTTCACCGCCGCCAGCACCGGGTGCGAGCAGATCTCGTCGACCAGCGCGTTCACCACCGGGCTGTCCTTGCCCTCGTAGACCATCGGGCGCAGCAGGCCCGGCACCAGATTGGCGAGGCCGCAGATCGTGCCCTCAGCACCATTGCGCACCGCCTTGGCAAGCTGGCGCTCGTCCCCGACCAGGATGGCGAGCTCGCCATGCGCCTTCAGCAGCGCCTCGGTATTGGCATAGCTGCCCGAGGAATCCTTGACGCCGATGACGAGCCCGGGGAACGTCGTCTTGAGGCGCTGCACCAGCCCGACACTGATATCGACCGCCGTCACCGAAGGAATGTGGTAGAGGATGACGTTGCGGGCCGAGCCTCCCAGTTTCTCGAAGAACTGCGAGAACCAGACATAGAGCCCCTCGTCGCTGACGCCCTTGAAGTAGAACGGCGGCGCGACCAGCAGGCCCTTCGCCCCGGCATCCAGCGCCAGCCCGGCCTGCTCAACCGCCTCATGCATGGAGGCCGCCGCGATGCCGGCATAGATCTGCCGGGCAGGATCGATACCCGCCCCGATCAGCGCGCCCATCATAGCCGTCCGCGCGGGCAGGCCGAGCGCCGCGCCCTCGCCCGTCGTGCCGAACAGCGTGACCGAGTCGCAGCCCTGGGAAAGCACGTGCCGTGCATGCTTGACGAGACGCGGCAGGTCGACGCCGCCACCCTCCCGCATCGGGGTGGTGATCGCGCAGGAAAGGCCGAAGCGGTTCTTGTCGGTGGCCATTTGAGGGAGCTTTCAGGTCTGAACGGTGACTGACATGTTAGTATGAAGACAGAGGTGCTCGCAAGCGCTCGCCAGCGGTTTCGCTAGCCGTCCTTGAGACCTCCGGAGGAGAGCCCGGCGACGATCTGGCGTTGCGCGATCACCGTCACCAGCAGCACCGGCAGCGTCACCAGCAGCGCCGCGGCCGCCAATGGCCCCCAGGAGATCTGCTCGAAGGTCAGCGAGTTGTAGACGGCCGATGGCAGCGTGCGGCTCGCCTTGCCGCCGAGCACCACCGAGAAGATGAAGTTGTTCCAGGAGAAGATGAAGGCGAGGATGCCGCCGACGACGATGCCCGGCTTCGCCAGCGGCAGCGCGACATGGCGGAAGGCCTGCCAGCTCGTCGCGCCGT
Above is a genomic segment from Bosea sp. NBC_00550 containing:
- a CDS encoding GntR family transcriptional regulator is translated as MNQPEQEPREGEPLKLRERAYASFTERLLAREIKPGQFVTQRELVAMTGFPLGAIRELIPRLEAEGLIKTVPQRGMQVAHVDLNLIRNAFQFRLFLEKEATALYARNATDEEIAEQRVRHEAIVARAEAGGDERLIEDAEDIDRLMHEAIIDHLDNDIVSQAFRVTWLKIRLIRQYETRIHNSIIVPVMQDHLAIIAAVETRDPERAAEAMAAHIGNARTRAMQY
- a CDS encoding dihydrodipicolinate synthase family protein, translated to MATDKNRFGLSCAITTPMREGGGVDLPRLVKHARHVLSQGCDSVTLFGTTGEGAALGLPARTAMMGALIGAGIDPARQIYAGIAAASMHEAVEQAGLALDAGAKGLLVAPPFYFKGVSDEGLYVWFSQFFEKLGGSARNVILYHIPSVTAVDISVGLVQRLKTTFPGLVIGVKDSSGSYANTEALLKAHGELAILVGDERQLAKAVRNGAEGTICGLANLVPGLLRPMVYEGKDSPVVNALVDEICSHPVLAAVKALTGHIHGDPGYGAMRPPLEALDEATRKRLFAAFDSISQAKAA